A stretch of Aureispira sp. CCB-E DNA encodes these proteins:
- a CDS encoding erythromycin esterase family protein, which translates to MHLLKVVFIFPLLFSILTGCTNTQSSPQQTDLKNVLSGKELFIEWGQKNLISFENEAKLLSDSLLEKIAADIANAKVVLLSEGFHNCEEMLRLQQQLIPYLIEHKGFNTVITESGLPESKYMNDYIHGKDSISNLWERSVGSMYTQWKTGRKTIESLRTYNQQHANQVDYIGADIGGFYNNWRFPFEQIFSYIDSVDAPLSKQLRRDMAPYFKVMTKWAAYHYMIKLTDKQKNNLMVILEDLIDSFQSNKATYISRSSLKDYQWILQCIRSMRMAENYYRNYQDATDTVNSHSKYAGLNGREIAMAKNIQWALSYKKEAKIIVVNHVVHTKTASQYQGEMYGNFTPMGQLLQQQLKDSLYVIGMVYGKGLFWNKWQVPDKRFVDTIPAPPIESMEHVMKAIATKNYYLNFKEVPSSTYSWFNANTIIKENDYEITIRPSEWDACFYLHEVHPAKPVE; encoded by the coding sequence ATGCATTTGTTAAAAGTAGTTTTTATTTTCCCCCTCCTATTTTCAATACTTACAGGATGCACCAATACACAGTCCTCTCCTCAACAAACAGATTTAAAAAATGTCCTTAGCGGCAAAGAATTATTCATAGAATGGGGTCAAAAAAACTTGATCTCTTTTGAGAACGAAGCAAAGTTGCTTTCTGATAGTTTGCTCGAAAAAATTGCAGCGGATATTGCCAACGCTAAAGTTGTTCTACTCAGCGAGGGATTTCACAATTGTGAAGAAATGTTACGCTTGCAACAACAACTCATCCCCTACTTAATAGAACACAAAGGGTTTAATACAGTCATTACAGAAAGTGGCTTGCCTGAATCCAAATATATGAACGATTATATCCATGGCAAAGACTCCATCTCTAATTTATGGGAACGAAGTGTCGGAAGCATGTACACCCAATGGAAAACAGGTCGAAAAACCATCGAATCACTTCGCACGTATAATCAACAACATGCCAACCAAGTGGATTACATCGGAGCAGATATTGGCGGTTTTTATAATAATTGGCGATTTCCATTTGAGCAAATCTTCTCTTATATAGATTCAGTAGATGCTCCTCTTTCCAAACAACTTAGGCGAGACATGGCTCCTTACTTCAAAGTGATGACTAAATGGGCAGCTTATCATTATATGATTAAATTAACGGACAAACAGAAAAATAACTTGATGGTTATTTTGGAAGATTTAATTGACTCATTCCAATCTAACAAAGCGACCTATATTAGCAGAAGCAGTCTCAAAGATTATCAATGGATTTTGCAGTGTATTCGCTCGATGCGAATGGCTGAAAATTATTATCGAAATTACCAAGATGCCACTGATACCGTCAATAGCCATTCAAAATATGCGGGGTTAAATGGTCGAGAAATTGCCATGGCTAAGAATATTCAATGGGCATTATCATATAAAAAAGAGGCTAAAATTATTGTTGTCAATCACGTTGTTCATACTAAAACAGCCTCTCAGTACCAAGGCGAAATGTATGGCAATTTTACACCAATGGGACAACTGCTGCAACAGCAACTCAAGGATAGTTTGTATGTCATAGGTATGGTTTATGGGAAAGGACTTTTCTGGAACAAATGGCAAGTCCCCGACAAACGTTTTGTGGATACTATCCCCGCACCACCTATAGAAAGTATGGAGCACGTGATGAAAGCAATTGCAACAAAGAACTATTACCTCAATTTCAAAGAGGTGCCATCTTCTACCTATAGTTGGTTCAATGCCAATACAATAATAAAAGAAAATGATTATGAGATAACAATCAGACCCTCTGAGTGGGATGCCTGCTTTTATCTACACGAGGTTCATCCAGCCAAGCCTGTGGAATAA
- a CDS encoding N-acetyltransferase: MSTFTINIRQETPLDHAAVFELIEQAFANIEYSDHKEQFLVERLRKSEAFVPELSLVAEVDGAIVGYILVSKLSIKNQTSSVESLALAPVAVLPEFQQKGIGGQLIRKAHIIAQELGFKSIILLGHAEYYPKFGYQALHTFSITYPFDVPKENVMAIELEKGSLSNVFGMVEYPKEFLE, encoded by the coding sequence ATGTCCACATTCACAATAAACATTCGACAAGAGACCCCACTAGATCATGCAGCTGTATTTGAACTAATAGAACAAGCATTTGCCAATATTGAATACAGCGATCACAAAGAACAATTTTTGGTAGAACGATTAAGAAAGTCAGAAGCTTTCGTTCCAGAACTTTCTTTGGTTGCTGAAGTAGATGGGGCGATTGTAGGGTATATTTTAGTTTCCAAATTGAGCATCAAAAACCAGACGTCTAGTGTGGAATCATTAGCGTTAGCTCCCGTAGCTGTTTTGCCCGAGTTCCAACAAAAAGGCATTGGGGGGCAACTCATTAGAAAAGCACATATTATTGCTCAAGAATTAGGGTTTAAATCAATTATTTTACTAGGTCATGCGGAGTACTATCCTAAATTTGGCTATCAAGCATTACACACCTTTTCTATAACATATCCTTTTGATGTTCCCAAAGAAAATGTGATGGCAATTGAGCTAGAAAAAGGAAGTCTTTCGAATGTATTTGGTATGGTTGAGTATCCCAAAGAGTTTTTGGAGTAG
- a CDS encoding TonB-dependent receptor domain-containing protein yields the protein MKLITTIFLLFFCFGLVAAQNSRIHGQVTTEDNQILANVFVELMELSLTTLTDAQGYYEFEVKEGAYTLQYSYVGFESIQEKILVEKGASVLVNIEFAATNYKDVAIVVNEEAALSIDQKTSLDGQFFEENAQGTFAKSLEKVTGVNAINVGVGIAKPVIRGLSFNRIVVNNNGIKQEGQQWGADHGLEIDQFGVDRIEIIKGAASLRYGSDALGGAVNILPNKIIPKNRIKASLLGIYKTNNQHAGMSASVAGRISDFFFDARFSYQDFGDYRVPAEVFVYNEFVLPIYNQQLKNTAGKERNIRASLGLIKNWGVSRLTFSHYYLNAGIFSGAVGIPRSYALDIDGNDRDIDVPSQQVNHFSLVWNNDLTIKQHRLQLNIGYQNNLRQEYSFPHYHQLPPTDNSDVALQLNLQTVSGDLIFTQNVNEKWKHVYGGSFQYQINQRAGFEFLLPNFQTVRTGGYWFGTFKPNKRWVLSAGLRLDYAYNYNDKYAQAVYGERQTIQYLPKVAMNQQHFFNYAAALGMNYVLRKDVWNFQVNLGKSYRVPYPSETAANGIHHGTFRHEMGTPDLKPEHGYQLELSSHIKWKTVQATITGFGNYFQQYIYLSPTGKFSTLPEAGQLYQYVQTDAIYTGGELDWSWQPVPELTLRQGYEYVWNVNLQTQLGLPFTPPASILSEVRYEWKKLGFLENIYAQITHRYSFAQNRTDRNEPETPAYHLLDAGLGFKIRIRKQVIQIGVQAQNLLNTAYLNHLSRYRILEIPEQGRNFVVTLKVPLEFALK from the coding sequence ATGAAATTAATAACTACCATATTCCTCCTATTTTTTTGCTTTGGTTTGGTTGCTGCTCAAAATAGTCGCATACATGGACAGGTTACAACAGAGGACAATCAAATACTTGCTAATGTTTTTGTTGAGTTGATGGAGTTGTCATTAACAACATTAACAGATGCCCAAGGCTATTATGAATTTGAGGTAAAAGAAGGTGCATATACATTACAATATAGCTATGTGGGGTTTGAAAGCATTCAAGAAAAAATACTAGTAGAAAAAGGGGCTTCTGTGTTGGTAAATATTGAGTTTGCAGCAACTAATTACAAAGATGTTGCTATTGTGGTCAACGAAGAAGCTGCGTTGAGTATAGACCAAAAGACTAGTCTTGATGGGCAGTTTTTTGAAGAGAATGCACAGGGAACTTTTGCGAAATCATTAGAAAAAGTAACTGGAGTAAATGCTATCAATGTTGGAGTGGGAATCGCCAAACCTGTTATTCGTGGATTGTCATTTAATCGAATTGTTGTCAACAATAATGGTATCAAACAAGAAGGACAACAATGGGGCGCTGACCATGGGCTAGAAATTGATCAATTTGGAGTAGATCGAATTGAGATTATTAAGGGGGCAGCTTCTTTGCGCTATGGTTCAGATGCATTAGGGGGCGCTGTGAATATTTTGCCCAATAAGATTATTCCCAAAAATAGAATTAAAGCCAGTTTATTGGGAATTTATAAAACCAATAACCAGCATGCTGGAATGTCTGCTAGTGTAGCAGGGCGAATATCTGATTTTTTCTTTGATGCTCGTTTTAGTTATCAGGACTTTGGAGATTATAGAGTTCCTGCGGAAGTTTTTGTATACAATGAGTTTGTTTTACCAATATATAATCAACAGCTCAAAAATACAGCTGGCAAAGAGCGAAATATAAGAGCTAGTTTGGGGCTGATAAAAAATTGGGGCGTAAGCAGGTTGACTTTTAGTCATTATTATTTGAATGCAGGTATTTTTTCAGGAGCCGTAGGAATTCCTAGATCCTATGCTTTGGATATAGATGGCAACGACCGAGATATTGATGTGCCAAGTCAACAAGTGAATCATTTTAGTTTGGTTTGGAACAATGATTTGACTATCAAACAACATCGTTTGCAATTGAATATCGGTTATCAGAATAATTTACGACAAGAATACTCCTTCCCGCATTATCATCAATTGCCCCCAACAGATAATTCTGATGTCGCCTTGCAGTTGAACCTGCAAACGGTTAGTGGTGATTTGATCTTTACTCAAAATGTCAATGAGAAATGGAAACATGTGTATGGAGGAAGCTTTCAATATCAAATCAATCAACGGGCAGGTTTTGAGTTTTTATTGCCCAACTTTCAGACCGTCCGTACTGGGGGATATTGGTTTGGTACATTCAAACCGAATAAACGATGGGTACTTAGTGCGGGACTTCGACTAGATTATGCTTATAATTATAATGACAAGTATGCACAAGCAGTCTACGGTGAACGCCAAACCATACAATACCTACCCAAGGTAGCGATGAATCAGCAACATTTTTTTAACTATGCGGCAGCTTTGGGAATGAATTATGTCTTACGGAAAGATGTTTGGAATTTTCAAGTAAATTTGGGGAAAAGTTATCGAGTGCCTTACCCTTCTGAAACCGCAGCGAATGGGATTCATCACGGTACGTTTCGACATGAAATGGGAACGCCTGACTTAAAGCCAGAACATGGTTACCAATTAGAATTATCTAGTCATATAAAGTGGAAGACAGTCCAAGCAACTATAACGGGATTTGGAAATTATTTTCAGCAGTATATTTATTTGAGTCCAACAGGAAAGTTTTCAACACTGCCAGAAGCAGGGCAATTGTATCAATACGTGCAAACAGATGCGATTTATACCGGAGGTGAATTAGATTGGTCTTGGCAACCTGTACCTGAGTTAACCCTTAGGCAAGGGTATGAATATGTTTGGAATGTTAATTTACAAACTCAATTAGGATTGCCTTTTACGCCGCCAGCTAGCATTTTGTCAGAAGTGCGATACGAGTGGAAAAAACTGGGATTTTTAGAAAATATTTATGCTCAAATTACGCATCGTTATTCTTTTGCTCAAAATCGGACGGATCGAAACGAGCCTGAAACACCAGCTTATCATCTGTTAGATGCAGGGCTAGGGTTTAAAATTCGCATTCGGAAGCAGGTGATACAAATTGGTGTGCAAGCTCAAAACTTGTTGAACACAGCTTATTTGAACCACCTTAGTCGCTATCGCATTCTAGAAATTCCAGAACAAGGTAGAAATTTTGTTGTGACCTTAAAGGTGCCTTTGGAGTTTGCTTTGAAATAA
- a CDS encoding 5-methylcytosine restriction system specificity protein McrC, whose amino-acid sequence MKTSNYIQVFEHQVLRVDQQQLTVQQFDALAYFNEQHDQKYFSLLHKGVRFRQYVGVLQVGELTIEILPKTDQHSHSPQNWQKVLLDLLHACEFLKVDALTKAPLQLKTSPLLWLYIELFVQEIEQLLSQGLQKNYRKQSQNAHHWKGQVNFAKQLQKNLTQPHQIYISHQTYDYQHPIHQVLYKALNIIAQFWIDHNLKKKIQYLIKAFPKQQEIVVTETLYNQLYAAPKFRKYHAALDLARMITLQYSPDIRLGNCPVLAILFDMNQLFEQYIQQQLKKTLDNSWQVKAQASKRFWANRNLRPDIWLSHEGNNYILDTKWKILKRPSPSDEDLRQMYAYNHNFKASKSLLIYPNVFDLSQRSAAYAQPILVQGKAVEHYCKVIFVNVLNKKGTLNTNIAQDIIQHLDLD is encoded by the coding sequence ATGAAAACCAGTAACTACATACAAGTATTTGAACACCAAGTATTGCGAGTTGATCAACAACAATTGACCGTACAGCAGTTTGATGCATTGGCTTATTTTAATGAGCAACACGATCAAAAATACTTTAGTCTGCTACACAAAGGTGTTCGCTTTCGCCAATATGTTGGAGTGTTGCAAGTTGGAGAATTAACCATTGAAATTTTACCCAAAACAGATCAACATAGCCACAGTCCCCAAAATTGGCAGAAGGTGCTATTAGATTTGCTGCATGCTTGCGAATTTCTCAAAGTTGATGCTTTGACCAAAGCCCCTTTGCAGCTAAAAACAAGTCCATTGCTTTGGCTTTATATTGAGCTTTTTGTTCAGGAAATAGAACAATTATTATCACAAGGTTTGCAAAAAAATTATCGCAAACAGAGCCAAAATGCCCACCACTGGAAAGGACAAGTTAACTTTGCCAAACAATTGCAAAAAAACCTCACACAACCACATCAAATTTACATCAGTCATCAAACTTATGATTACCAACATCCCATCCATCAAGTACTGTATAAAGCGTTAAACATTATCGCACAATTCTGGATTGACCATAACTTAAAAAAGAAAATCCAGTATCTTATCAAGGCGTTTCCCAAGCAACAAGAAATTGTTGTCACAGAAACTCTATACAACCAATTATACGCTGCTCCCAAATTCAGAAAATACCACGCTGCTTTGGATTTAGCTCGAATGATCACCTTACAATACAGTCCTGATATAAGATTGGGTAATTGCCCTGTTTTGGCGATTTTATTTGATATGAATCAACTATTCGAACAATACATCCAACAACAACTAAAGAAAACACTAGACAACAGTTGGCAAGTCAAGGCGCAGGCTTCCAAGCGTTTTTGGGCAAATCGAAACCTTCGCCCAGATATTTGGTTGAGTCACGAGGGCAATAATTATATTTTGGATACCAAATGGAAGATTTTAAAACGCCCCTCTCCTTCTGACGAAGATTTGCGACAAATGTATGCCTATAATCACAATTTCAAAGCTAGCAAAAGCTTATTGATTTACCCCAATGTTTTTGATTTGTCTCAACGCAGTGCCGCTTATGCGCAACCCATTTTAGTACAAGGCAAAGCCGTTGAGCATTATTGTAAGGTTATTTTTGTTAATGTTTTGAATAAAAAAGGTACCTTAAACACCAATATTGCTCAAGATATTATCCAACATTTAGACCTCGACTAG
- a CDS encoding M43 family zinc metalloprotease: MQQIYLSLLIIFMFSATISAQKTPLHIHDTRCATMEIDAYHRQHHPEEGTLEEFERWLAPLVDAYKANVSAGYRAPVLTIPVVFHVITDGAGIDNVSAALIQAQLDQLNLDFRNLSGSTDPAAADVEVQFCLATLDPSDNLMAEPGINRITTYGDGPFTSNFVDGTIKPATQWDPNDYMNIWSANLSGGLLGWAQFPSNSGLAGLNANGGAANTDGVVVGAGTIGSVANPGPSAPYNLGRTLTHEVGHWVGLRHIWGDGGCGVDDFCADTPESDASNGGCPNHNSCGTRDMVENYMDYTNDACMDVFTADQKARVRAVMAASPRRVSLPNSTKCGVPVPTIGFVSGGGTIVNEGTGCNFQDVLLDVNITMAPSAAATVTFTTSGTAANGIDYDISPATMTFPAGATPTQQVRVRIYDDGVVESVETLLLAFNVATTGDAVAASGDLADHDLTINDDDIPPTGGGTVTLLNQDFETGLAPFTAQGNNGSDRFLVANAANASSPYWTIANTNNTQFAYSNDDNCNCDKANDRLRSPVFSLAGAYTSATLTFDHAFADLQRETAEVQISTGGGYTTIATLTNTSTVNGGVGSTPWVNGTTVDLTPYIGQANIQIRFRYDDDGGWFYGLAVDNIVVTADAPANIQVTDNTASPQNIPVRGMEIVHYYDRTSGDIMGTIENLSNWNYQCTRVEVDRDATAAGGTTAPFWNANPANALAAKTFFVAPTNNTPTGAYTITLYYTEAEISAWETATGKNRSVLKIVKVSNTPISAVNSGNYTAYTIEQEPATIGSFGTDVTLTATFNTGFSGFGIGDLGPPPSTLLPVDLLSFEANRLDKHVQLDWKTQNEVGVDYYTLEKSSDGVVFESINTQQAQGNGRSNRNQYKYLDTKPHLGVNYYRLGQVDVDGTQTYSKVVAINFETKPQPVVTLAPNPVSSNLTVDYVTTEEGAIRIEVYDVIGQQMSNATDLPVEKGANSILLNVKEYPNGVYILRVQQGRQAVTRRFIKKQ, encoded by the coding sequence ATGCAACAAATCTACTTGAGTTTACTGATTATTTTTATGTTTAGTGCAACAATTAGTGCACAAAAAACACCGCTCCATATCCACGATACTCGATGTGCTACTATGGAGATAGATGCTTACCACAGGCAACACCATCCTGAAGAAGGAACTTTAGAAGAGTTTGAACGTTGGCTTGCACCTTTGGTAGATGCCTATAAAGCGAATGTCAGTGCAGGGTATCGAGCCCCTGTTTTAACTATTCCTGTCGTTTTTCATGTGATTACAGACGGTGCAGGAATTGACAATGTTTCAGCTGCATTGATACAAGCACAATTAGATCAATTAAATCTTGATTTTAGAAATTTGTCAGGAAGTACAGATCCTGCTGCTGCCGATGTAGAAGTGCAATTTTGTCTAGCAACTTTAGATCCTTCTGATAATCTTATGGCAGAACCTGGCATCAATAGAATAACAACCTATGGAGATGGTCCTTTTACAAGTAATTTTGTAGATGGAACAATTAAGCCCGCTACGCAGTGGGATCCTAATGATTATATGAATATATGGAGTGCCAACTTATCTGGGGGCTTGTTGGGTTGGGCACAATTCCCAAGTAACTCTGGTTTGGCAGGCTTAAACGCTAATGGCGGTGCTGCCAATACAGACGGGGTTGTTGTTGGAGCTGGAACAATTGGTTCTGTTGCCAATCCAGGTCCTTCTGCTCCTTATAACTTGGGAAGAACATTAACACATGAAGTTGGGCATTGGGTTGGATTAAGGCATATTTGGGGAGATGGCGGTTGCGGTGTAGACGATTTTTGTGCCGATACTCCTGAATCCGATGCTTCTAATGGAGGATGTCCGAATCACAACTCTTGTGGGACTCGAGATATGGTAGAAAATTATATGGATTATACCAACGATGCTTGCATGGATGTTTTTACAGCAGACCAAAAAGCGCGAGTTCGTGCTGTGATGGCGGCTTCTCCTAGGCGAGTAAGTTTGCCCAATTCAACAAAATGTGGTGTTCCTGTCCCAACAATAGGTTTTGTTAGTGGAGGTGGTACAATTGTTAATGAAGGAACAGGGTGTAATTTTCAAGATGTATTGTTAGATGTCAATATTACAATGGCTCCTTCTGCGGCTGCAACAGTGACATTTACAACCTCTGGAACAGCTGCTAATGGCATTGATTATGATATTAGCCCTGCAACAATGACATTTCCAGCAGGAGCTACTCCAACTCAACAGGTTCGAGTTCGCATTTATGATGATGGAGTCGTAGAAAGTGTAGAAACTTTGTTGCTTGCTTTTAATGTAGCAACAACAGGAGATGCTGTTGCTGCTAGTGGAGATTTAGCAGATCATGATTTAACGATTAATGACGATGATATTCCCCCAACAGGAGGGGGAACCGTAACGTTGTTAAATCAAGATTTTGAAACTGGTTTGGCGCCATTTACTGCACAAGGTAACAATGGATCAGATCGTTTTTTAGTAGCCAATGCCGCTAATGCCAGTAGTCCTTATTGGACGATTGCCAACACCAATAATACACAATTTGCCTATTCTAACGATGACAATTGTAATTGTGATAAGGCAAACGATCGTTTAAGGTCGCCTGTATTTAGTTTGGCAGGTGCTTATACTTCGGCAACTTTAACGTTTGACCACGCTTTTGCTGATTTGCAACGGGAAACAGCAGAAGTGCAAATTTCGACAGGTGGAGGATATACGACCATTGCGACATTAACCAATACAAGTACTGTAAACGGTGGAGTAGGATCAACTCCATGGGTGAATGGAACAACAGTCGATTTGACACCATATATTGGTCAAGCAAACATTCAAATTCGCTTTAGATATGATGATGATGGAGGATGGTTTTATGGCTTAGCTGTGGACAATATAGTGGTTACAGCAGATGCACCAGCGAACATTCAAGTTACTGATAATACGGCTTCTCCTCAAAATATTCCAGTCAGAGGCATGGAAATCGTTCATTATTACGATCGAACAAGTGGCGATATAATGGGAACAATTGAAAACTTATCCAATTGGAACTATCAATGTACTCGTGTAGAGGTCGATCGAGATGCAACCGCAGCAGGAGGAACAACGGCTCCATTTTGGAATGCTAATCCAGCGAATGCCTTAGCGGCTAAAACTTTTTTTGTGGCTCCAACAAACAACACTCCAACAGGTGCTTACACGATTACGTTATACTATACAGAAGCTGAAATTTCTGCTTGGGAAACGGCAACAGGTAAAAATCGTAGTGTTTTAAAAATTGTTAAGGTCTCCAATACGCCTATCTCAGCAGTAAATAGTGGAAATTATACAGCTTATACAATTGAGCAAGAGCCAGCAACAATAGGAAGTTTTGGAACGGATGTAACCTTAACGGCAACCTTCAATACAGGATTTTCTGGATTTGGAATTGGAGATTTGGGACCGCCGCCATCTACTTTGTTGCCTGTAGATTTGCTGAGTTTTGAAGCCAATCGTTTGGATAAACATGTTCAGTTAGACTGGAAAACTCAAAATGAAGTTGGTGTGGATTATTATACCCTAGAAAAATCGTCGGACGGGGTTGTATTTGAATCTATTAACACCCAGCAAGCACAGGGTAATGGGCGTTCGAATAGAAATCAGTATAAGTATTTAGATACAAAACCTCATCTTGGAGTAAATTATTACCGACTTGGACAAGTCGATGTGGATGGAACACAGACGTATTCTAAAGTGGTGGCTATTAATTTTGAAACAAAACCACAGCCTGTTGTTACCTTAGCTCCAAATCCTGTATCTAGCAATTTAACAGTCGATTATGTAACAACAGAAGAAGGCGCAATCCGTATTGAAGTATACGATGTTATTGGGCAACAAATGTCTAATGCTACAGATTTACCAGTCGAAAAAGGGGCAAACAGCATCTTGTTAAACGTTAAGGAGTATCCTAATGGTGTTTACATTTTGCGTGTGCAACAGGGAAGGCAAGCAGTAACCCGCCGTTTTATAAAAAAACAATAA
- the tyrS gene encoding tyrosine--tRNA ligase — translation MNFIEELTWRGLLKNKSEGLEEALQKGPIKAYIGYDPTAPSLTIGNLVTMMLLKHLQLHGHQPIVLMGGATGKIGDPSGKDAERQLLSYDVINSNIARFKKQFRNHLDFEGDNAAIVLNNADFYDGMDVFTFLRDIGKNITVNYMMAKDSVKNRINDREQGLSFTEFSYQLIQGYDFQYLYKNYGCVLEMGGSDQWGNITTGTHFVGKAGGKAYGLTCPLLTNSDGSKIGKSAGGTLWLAADMTSPYKFYQYWIDKISDEDIAKVFKIFSLKSRAEIEALLEEHLESNPRFLLQTLAEELTIRVHSKEACDAVKRATEITFNSKIKPDFLKSLSPDDFDILREELPTFYIDLFLLNNGIQIDDLLVNSNETLPSKGKIRSAIKGNALAINAVKAKSHSDMITASDLIHGTVLFVQNGKKNKFLGIPYATSEQDEIVLKTYYEHHLTVEQAAEDTEVPSVVLDANLKEVVANLIEKGYLEHNGNDTVLTVKGLLFSKTKFGT, via the coding sequence ATGAACTTTATAGAAGAACTTACTTGGAGAGGACTGTTAAAAAACAAGTCTGAAGGATTAGAAGAAGCATTGCAAAAAGGTCCTATAAAAGCCTATATAGGGTACGACCCTACAGCCCCATCGCTTACTATTGGAAACTTAGTAACTATGATGTTGTTGAAACACTTGCAGCTGCACGGTCATCAGCCCATTGTTTTGATGGGAGGTGCTACCGGAAAAATTGGTGACCCATCGGGAAAAGATGCCGAGCGTCAATTACTTAGTTATGATGTTATCAATTCAAACATAGCGCGTTTTAAAAAGCAATTTCGCAACCACTTGGATTTTGAAGGAGACAATGCAGCCATTGTGCTCAACAATGCCGATTTTTATGACGGCATGGATGTCTTTACTTTTTTAAGAGATATTGGAAAAAACATTACGGTCAATTATATGATGGCCAAAGATTCGGTCAAAAATCGTATTAATGATAGAGAACAAGGTCTCTCTTTCACGGAATTTTCGTACCAACTAATTCAAGGGTACGATTTCCAATACCTATACAAAAACTATGGTTGTGTCTTAGAAATGGGGGGTTCTGACCAATGGGGGAATATTACAACAGGTACGCACTTTGTTGGTAAAGCAGGTGGGAAAGCCTATGGTTTAACCTGCCCTCTATTAACCAATTCAGATGGTTCGAAGATTGGAAAATCGGCAGGAGGCACACTTTGGTTGGCAGCTGACATGACAAGTCCTTATAAGTTCTACCAATACTGGATTGACAAAATTAGTGACGAAGATATTGCCAAAGTATTTAAAATTTTCTCTTTAAAATCTAGAGCAGAGATTGAGGCTTTATTGGAAGAACACTTGGAAAGCAATCCTAGATTTTTGTTGCAAACACTTGCTGAGGAATTAACCATTCGTGTACATTCCAAAGAAGCTTGTGATGCTGTAAAAAGAGCAACAGAAATTACGTTTAATAGTAAAATTAAGCCTGATTTTTTGAAAAGCCTTTCTCCTGATGATTTTGATATTTTGAGAGAAGAACTTCCAACATTCTACATTGACTTATTTTTGCTAAACAATGGCATTCAGATTGATGACTTGTTGGTCAATAGTAATGAAACATTGCCATCTAAAGGAAAAATTCGTAGTGCCATCAAAGGCAATGCCCTAGCTATTAATGCTGTAAAAGCTAAAAGTCATTCAGATATGATTACGGCTAGTGATTTGATCCATGGAACTGTTTTGTTTGTTCAAAATGGTAAGAAAAATAAATTCTTAGGAATTCCTTATGCGACAAGTGAACAGGATGAAATCGTATTAAAGACATACTACGAACATCATTTAACAGTAGAACAAGCAGCAGAAGATACTGAAGTTCCTAGCGTTGTTTTGGATGCTAACTTAAAAGAGGTGGTTGCCAATTTGATTGAAAAGGGGTACCTAGAACACAATGGCAACGATACAGTTCTAACAGTAAAAGGACTATTGTTTTCTAAAACAAAATTTGGGACTTAA